CTTTGCTCAAAGTCTTGTCATTTCAAGAGAAGGCAAAAAATACCCGTGGGCAGGGACGTTTGTGCTCAcactcaggagctgctgctgtgctctgtcctCTGTGGAGTGTTCCAGGCTGCTGCACACTCCATGTGCCagttccagctgctctgcacctgGACATTCTGGTGTTTGCACcgaggagggaaagaaaatgacttgtattttaaataacagcTTAAATCCTGGGGCATGAGAGCCAAACTTTGGGGAGGACAGCCTGTTGCCAAGCCACCCTAATCCCagtcttttccttctctttgtttaGCATTCCTGTAATGGAATTTGGGCTACAGCTAATGCTGATTAACATTTCCATGTTAGTTATTTCACATAATCTCTtctccagctgtggcagagcctAGAAATACACCATTTATCCTTGTTCAGTCTCTGCTTCCCAGCCAAACCACTGGGACTGCAAGGCAACTCTGTTTAGCTGCCCCTAACGTGGATAATTCCTAAATGCAGGAATGGTGTCCTTTCCCTCTAAACCTCCATGTGGACAACAAGACTGTGATTGCAGGCTGATCCtgaggtgggagcagggctgcctgggaggcagcagcacacacaagGCTGAGCTGGACTTTTCCGTGGTGGGGCACTGGTAACTGCCAGCCCAGAATAATCCAGCTAATTTTACACCTGCACTCATCCTTCCCTGCGGGATTCAGCGCCAGGGACCTAAAATTAGGGCAGGTTACAGACACGGTCCTTAAGATGTTAAAAGTAGAAACATGCCAGTGGATGCAGGGCTCTCGTCCAGTGCTCCCCACTCGGGCCAGGGCCCATACCAGCCACCACTCGGGGCACCTCCCAGCTTTGGTGacagcccctggctgccccactcgagggcaggaggtgctggggcgGCACACAAGGTGCCCACGCTCTGCAGGTCACCCACCGAAACTTCAGTCAGCGATGTCACAGCCGGGCAGAGCTGCCatgccccagctccagccggcccagcactgctgcagcttccagcacTGTCCTGGGGGATGCAGGAGCTGAGCGTGGAGCAGAGGTGACAGGTGACAAGCCAGCCACTGACagccctctgtcctgctgcaccTTCTGCTTCCAGCACCAGCCCTTACCTCcgtctgcctcagtttcccctgctCCTGGAGTACTGATCCcatctcctcagagcactggcTGAGGCACCAGCTTGGAATTATTATGGCATAActgtttttcccctcatttaaaaaaagtccCTTTTGGTGACACACCAGTTGttaatcaaaattaatttttctctatCATTAATTCTCCacgggtgaaaaaaaaatatcacgGATATGTGTGACTGCATCTGTTTGCCAGATATAATCAGAGCCTACAGTGATGTTGACTTTATGGAGGGACCAGCGTTTTCTTTGCCCAGACCTGCGGGCaggtgaggcagcagctgccgcACAGGTTCAGCTGGGGCAGCGACACTTCAGAGCAAATCACGGGGAACAGCTTCTGCTGGGAAACTCCGAGAGACAGAGGATCACAAGGAGCTCCTCCCCGGCCGCTCCCAAGCGCTAATGGCTGAGCCGCTGGACCACGAAGCACGCAAGGGTGGCCCGGGCCAGTAATtatccctcctcatcctcctcctcggAGCATCACCTCCACCTGCGGCCGGGTTCAAGCGCAGGCTTGGCGGTGTCGGGGTCAGGGCTCCCCGCACAGGTCTGGGTGTGGTGGCGAtacctgccctgggctgggctggcagcaggaccGGGCTGTCGGGGCTGCCAGCGGCAGGAGGAGCTCGGCCAGCCCTGCATTCCTCGCTCCCGGCATCACCCATGCACTGAGCAacccagggaggagcaggggaaatCGGCACAGCCCAGTGCTGCCGTGCAGCTCTCCggttctgtcctgctgtccctcgGATGCCAGCGGGCACTGGAACCTGCCCTGCCGCTGTATGGAAGCGCAGgtcctgggaagggaagggaaggaccAACCCGTCCCTCAAGCACAGAGCATCCTCTCAATGCGGGGAGAGAACAGGGACCGGGCATCCTCTCACtgcggggaggggacagggaccgggGCATCCTCTCAATGCGGGGAGAGAACCGGGACCGGGGCATCCTCTCAATGCGGGGAGAGAACAGGGACCGGGCATCCTCTCAATGCGGGGAGAGAACAGGGACCGGGCATCCTCTCAATGCAGAGAGAGAACAGGGACCGGGCATCCTCTCAATGTGGGGAGAGAACAGGGACCGGGGCAGCCTCTCAATGCGGGGAGAGAACAGGGACCGGGCATCCTCTCAATGCAGAGAGAGAACAGGGACCGGGCATCCTCTCAATGTGGGGAGAGAACAGGGACCGGGGCAGCCTCTCGggccagggagggcacagggaccgGGGCATCCTCTCGggccagggagggcacagggatcGGGGCAGCCTCTCAGTCcggggagggcacagggaccgGGCATCCTCTCGggccagggagggcacagggacccgGGCAGCCTCTCGGgccagggagggcacagctgttCTGGTGCCAGCTcggagccccagccctgctaaCCCAGCATGGCTGTGGGACTGGCGGGGATCATGCTGATCCCGTTTCCATGGAGAGCTCCATAGAGAGCTGAAGGGATGGCGAAGGGTGGGAGCTCCAGCGGTGGAGCACCGGGGCCCTGGATAACGAAGCCCTGTTGTTTTGTACGGGAAGGGACGCCGGGTTTCCACTCCCCACCCAGCTGAGAAACAAAAGCAGCGATTGTGGCAGTGGAGGGGCTGATGGCGCTCCCGAGCCAGCTCACACTGCATGGCCTCTGGAAAAGGCACTTCCCTCGATCCTCGGTGTGCCCCCGGGCTGTCACAGGGccggcagccagggcagctgctcgGCACTGTCCCTCGGGAAGGTTCCTCAGGCCCAGGGGTGCCTGTACCACACCAGGGCCGCACGGACCCGCGGCTGCTGTGTCACAGCGGAGCGTGCACGGGTTTGTGTTTCCCAGCTCCATTAGCTGGCCTAACGAGGTAATgacagccctgtccagccctggcCTTTCCCAGATCACCGAGCTGCTACTGAGAGGCTGTTTTAGAGAATAAACTAATTAGCCAGCAGCCTTCACTGCTGCATTGAGCAACCCCTCAGTGCCAATTACAGGTGAGAGCAGCggctgagccagagctgctccctggccctgctgctgccctggctgttcCTGCCAAGGACAGGGACTGGATCCCATGGGACTCCCACCCTCCACCCATTCATGTTGCCAGTGGGTGCTGCCTGGCCAAGGCCTTCCAGAACCTCCAGCAGCTGGTGAAGCCatgggaagggaaaataaatagtGCCACCCAGCAGCAGGGTCCTCAAGGGGACACATGGCTCCTGGCACCCCCTGCTcatggcccagggcagctgcagaaagcTGCTTTACTCCAGAGAAGCTGATTACAGCTCCCTGACACCCAGGAAGGCCACACAGGCAGCAGAAcccacactggggctggaggctctgctgctgcctttgctctggGGGTACCAGCAGGGCCTTGGGGTGatggggcaggggagcagcctctgcagcgCTCCCTGCATCTCTCCACCCTTCATCTCATTAATTCCGGTTAATAATTAACCAGAGGGAGTAAGCCTTGGCATAATCCTGGTATGGCAAAGCCCAGTGAGCATGTGCCTATTGCAGGTAACAGGGAGCCCCATGGAGCCTTAATGGGCTTTGGGACCCGTTAGCTCCTTATCCCCTGCAATAAGCTCCTTGTCCCTTGCAGAGAGCTCCAGAAGCCTCAGCAGCTCCAACAGCCCTGGCTCTTTCCCTTGGCCATGTCAGGGCTGAGGCCCCAAGCCCCCCCAGCACAgatccctgggcagggcacagctcccgGTACACCCCAAGGCACAGGGACACGGCACAtgcaggacacagccaggaggaCACTGGGACATGGTTATGGGGGCACTCACCTGTGCAGACAccatggctgagctggggcagtgccacagggatCACTCTgctccccctctcctctcctctcctggctgtgccgaggcagcagggcagggatggagcagcgtTGGGATcactctgctccctcctctcctctcctggctgtgccgaggcagcagggcagggatggagcagcgtTGGGATCACTCTgctccccctctcctctcctctcctggctgtgccgaggcagcagggcagggatggagcagcgtTGGGATCACTCTgctccccctctcctctcctctcctggctgtgccgaggcagcagggcagggatggagcagcactgggattgCATCTGGCACAGGCGCTGCCGCACCAGCCAGGCTCGAAagggcagcaggaaaacaggcGAGGAGGGACCCAGCCCTCCGCACCCTCGGCACAGGAAACCACCCTCACATTggagcaaaggaaggaaaaagggacaCAGCGTGGGGCAGGATGCACAGCCCAAACACTGGGAACAGCACGGCTGGGACATGGGgaatggcacagctgggacatggggaatggcacagcatggccctgccctcctgccgGGGTCACcctgacagggacagctcctcaCAGCTCCTCATGATTCCTCAAACAATCATTTCCCATGTGTAAAAGCACCTTTTCCAGCAGGGAGCTCGGCCAGCTGAGCTCCCCCAGGCTCTGTCACAtcgtgctgtgccagggactcccctcctgggcacagggcttggCCTCCAGCAGTCCATCCTTGCAAAGATCTCGTTTCCTGCTCTACAAActcctcagcttctccaggggGTACAGCCCTGTCTGAGGAACCACAACCATAAGCGCACCCAGCCTCCATGGGGGCCAAGGGCACCAAGAAAGCCAACGAGGGAAGCCAACAATTCCTGCCTCAGGCCAGCCTGGAAGAGTTCACCCTTtccaggaagagctggagggagcagaggctcCCAGCTCAGAGGGGCAACACAGGGCCAGGTGAACTCTCCCTGGGAACCTTGGTttgccagcaggagcccagggacCTTCCCACATAAAACATAATGACCAGAAGATCCCAACAGGCCTTGGTACAAACCCTGTTCTGTGAGCACAAGCACTGACAACAAAAGGCCATTTTCACTCTTGGGGTGGTTGGCAAAGGATAAATCCATTGTTCAGATTGGAACATGATCCTGGCTCCGGGTAATGGCCAGGATAAATAATGAGACGTGGCTAATTAACAAGGCTGAGGCGAGCAGGCAGCGATtagaacagcagcaggagcaggaggagcacccaccttcccccagcctggtgctgggcagggaccccacagtgcccctttccctactccctgcctgccctgaaCAGAATTCCGAGTAGGAACCCGCCTTGGAAGTGCCacaggggctcccagccctgcctcagtttccatggcaacttCCCCTCACCCCATTGCTCAATATCGCCCTTTTTCCATGGAACAGCAGatcctgctgctttttcaaACAGCTCCTTATCCAACTGGACTatcccatccccagcaccactgggggctgtgctcagcacaggagggcagcagggtgggacACGACCCTGCTGGGCTCCCGTCCAGGGAATGTGCACAGACCTTCCCTCAGCCCCgggcagcccagcccatcctcaCCCCAggcggggctgggagggcacagccctgctggggacacgtGTGGGACCctcctgcccctcagcccctgcaggaaaggctcagtcccaccccagagcagccctgggacagcatgGGTCCCAGATCCCTGGCCACTGTGGCTTCCTGCAGTAACATCTGTGATTAAAACCTGGTATTTTGCCTGCAAAGAGCAGCTATTCAGAGCCAAGTCATGCAATGCCTTTAAGAGATCCAAACCCCTCATTCCCTTGCTCAGCCTGGCCAGGACACTCACAGAGCAGAGACTGATGCAAACACAAACACCAGAAACcacatttgaaattaaaaaagttTATTTGCAGATCTGTAAAACAGCTCTGCGAAAGACCAACATTTCCAAACACTACGAGATGAGAATGCATTTTCCTATCattagaatataaaaaaaagtcacagtCCTTCAACTACCCCATGAAAAGCAGACATTTATAAACCAAACATTGAACTTTCAACACCAAAAAGTCACTGGGGTGAGTGAGACAGTCAATAGCACCGAGACAGGTGACACAGCCCTCGTGGTCTGTCATTACTATGGAATAAAGCAGGTTAGTGAGGCCGAGCCTCTGGGGAGAGCAGCCCTACGAGCACTGAGTCCAGACAATGACACACCAGAACACATTCCTTTACATCCCAGCGATGCACACACCGAGCCAGGAACACCACGGAGCTCCCGGAGCTCCGAGCTTCCGCCCTGGGACAAGAGATTCCACCGCAGAACAAGGAATCTTCCGGACTTAGGTGGCAGTTGCACTTCACACACACAACTTGAATCACTCTATGTttacaggagctgtgcaggagctgtgtgacGGGGAGGTGAAGGACAGGATGCAGGAGTGGACAGTGGTGCAGGATCCAAGCCTTGCTCCGTGGATTACACCGCCTTCCGGTGGTACTCCGGAGGGGCCACCTCGTAATCGCTGGCACTGAACAACGCAGAGGAATTCTTCGCTAAGTATctacaaaaacaacaaaaccattACATTGCTGCTTGCCCAAACCCTCCGTGTTTCAGTGAATCTGAATGCCCAGACACACAACAGGGTTTGAGAAGCACCAGTCAGTCCCACAGTAGCTGCTCccatcagctctgccaggcactTACAGGTCTGACAGCTCAGCCAAAAATCCCATTCCAAACGAGCTGCCAAGCACCTCTGGCTCCAGgtgagctctggcagctcaggatGAACAGGACGAAGCTGGTGGTATTTGAGGTTCAGGCAGCTGCTGTACCAAGAATTGATCTGGTACTGCTCTGCTCCAAGAAGGAGGAACAGAACAGGACACCAGGAAGCTCTGTCTGCACAAACAGGGACCCTCGAGGGCTGAGTGAAGGATGGCAAAACAAGGAACGGCCAAAGGTAAAGGTTGTGTGCCATTGATTCTCATGGAATGGGTTCAGGATTTCTGCTCACTGGGTTCACATTTCTACCTCACAGCCAGAGCTCTTCAGCACCTGCATTTACCTCAGGCTGCCCCAAAGGACCAGGGCAGGTTTCCCCTGGCTACCAGGCTGACTCCTGTcaagccctgctgcagagctctcctggatTTACTGAGGCTTTTCTTTCAGCTTCCAATAGCTCCTAATCAcggaatgatttgggttggaagggaccttaaagctcacctCATTTCACATTGAAGTGTTTTATTATTATAGGATGTTTCCCCTCCTGAACATCCCACGGCTACAGGGAACCATAGCACACTAAAGCCCTGGTGACAGTCTGTCCCAGAAATAACATTCCTAAAGTTCATCACTTTTTAAACGTTTGCTCAATTGTTGTTGAGTAACTGTTGTGTAATTTAATAGCTTGCTGGAATTATCATCTGCTTTTTTTAGCAGCTATAAATAAATGTTGAAGCATTTATTTTGCAACAAGGAGCAGATGGGACAGGGTAGGAGTGCAGATTAACAGAACCAGAGAAGTGGAGTCTGAGAGGCTTCACTGCAGCCGTGGGGAAGATCCCACACACAGGCCCCAGTTACACAACAATTCACTGAAAAGGGGCAGCctcacagcagcctgagctccCTGACCCCTCTCTTTCTTGCTGGAAGACCTCACAAGTACTCACTTTAAGAAGTCATGCAAGTAGTTCAAGAGCAAAGCCAGACTCTTCTCATCCAGGGGCGTGTAGGCCAGCATGGCTCCGATCCGCACTGCCCAAAGCAAGGACACTTGTCACAAACACTGCTTCAAGTCACTGTGTGAGCCCACAGCCttacagcagcacaggaaagcaGCCCAGGGATTATTCCAATTTATACAATTTCACCCAAACCAGACTTTAAAAATTCAtgtccatcccaaaccccacaatGGCTCTGAGCCTTTTGGGTATATGGATAGGGAACGAATCCACCCTTAGGGAATGAACCCTCCCTTCAGAGCTGCCTGTCACAGGCTCAAGAGGGGGAAACAAGCACTTGACTCCTTCCCAGTGCTGTCCATCCCCCCTGCCCAGGTGGCACTCACCAAAGAGCCTCAGGAGGTGTGGGGCCCCGTAGACCTGGGACATGGGGGCGTCGGGGTGATCCGCCAGGATCTCGGCGTACTGGGGCCTCTCGAACTTGTACAGCAGCTGGGTGCCCAGCATGACATTGAAATACTCCTTGATCCCAGCCACCACCTCGTTGACAGCGtactccctggggacagagagcTCTGCAAGGCCTGCTCCAAGGAACAAGGACTGCTCCAGGGCGAGGCTTGGCTTGGGGACACCACCAAAATCAGGATAGCCTTTCACACCTTGCAAGGAAATTTGTCTGGAGACCTTAAAATCTACAGCCACAGGGAGGGATGCAATTCCAGACCCCCCTGGAAAATGGGCTGTTCTGAACAGAGCCAGGATGTAGGCAaaccaagaacagcagagatggACTTGGAGCAGCCCTTCTGAAAGCACAGGCAGCACGGGGGACATTCAGCAGCTTTCTCTGTCACCCACATCTCATCCCAGCTCACACCATGTTCAAAGGACAATACTGAATTAATTGCACTGGGCAGGGGAACAGTCCCCTAGTATTTCAGGCACCTGCTCCCTTCCTCCCAGGCCTCTCCTGCCAGATTCCTGCAGGCCTCCAACCTCACCCTGCCTATACAGGACCTGGCAATGACAGAAGAGCAGAGCCCTCACCCCGCCCTGCCAACAAATTTAGAACAGGCATCAGGACAATTACATCAGAGCAGGTTAAAACACCCTGACAAGTCAATAATCTGCTTCCTCTTGAATGGAAGAAAATTACTTCCCCTTTCTGTTCTCCCTTTCAAACAGGAAAGTCTCCTGCAGAGTAAACACACCTTGTTTTGCTCAGGGCTGATTGCTGGGTAATTACAAACAATAATTGGCTTTGCCCATCTGAGTATTTACAAGTCCTCGTGCACCTCTCTGGCCCCTGGCTCAGTGAGGGAGCCCAGAGGCACTGAGCTCACCCCACATGGCTTCTCTGGGAAGTTTCATCAGCTTCCTTCAGGAAAAGGCTTAGGGCAAGTGGGGAAGCAGAACTCATACGCAGAAAGCAGACGTGCAGTTTGGAATTACTCCCTCAGGATTTCTGAACACCACTATCACCTTGGGCTTGGAACAGGGCATTGGACATGGGGCTGGGTCAGGTTTCACATCCTTATTCCATTTTCCATGGAATCCAAGTCCAACAACAAGAGCCAAGGAGGTGTTTAAGGCTGGCAGTGAGCACTACTCACTTGTTATCAGTATTTCCTCGGGATTTTTTGTAGTTTGCATAATCCTCTAAAATGGAGTCCACATTCTTCTTGGCAGGGAGGTAGAAGAGCTACAAATGCAAAACAGAGTAAAAGTTTGTCTTATTCTTGCAGACATTTATACCTGGAAGCTGAACTGAAACCCTTTCTCACCAGGCTATTTCTAGGATAAAATCAGCAGGTTAAGATGATTCAGGTTAGGAAAGAACTACTCCAAGAGTTTAGTTGggcatttaaaaaaccccaaccaagctgggcagcctgggatagtggaaggtgtcccccagagctgggcaggattTCCACAGGTACCTGTTTCTGCCTGGTGATCAAGTCCCAGTCATCCACCAGCCATGGCTTCAGCTCTTCAGGGATCTTCACCTTCACTTCAACTCTGTTCATAAACGTCTCCTCCTGGGAACAGCCAAGCCAGACTAATTACTCTCAGGTACTAATTGGGAGCACAGCACCCTTCTGTTTTCCACCCAGAATCCCTGGGAGGGAATGGAAAATACTCACACTTTCAACAGTTGGATCCACCCGAGCCCTCTTCTTCCTGGGAGGCTGGGGAGTCTCACTGgtgctgctcccctccccaatgcctggagctgtgcacagcacacacagcagcagaaaaaacagCAGGCAACATTTAGGGCAAGGATTTCAAAGTAAGGCTCAGATTTTTCTCAGGTCACCTTTGCtcctgttggggtttttttgttgttgttttaaatattaCTTCTGTTCTGGGAGTCCCCCATTTGTGCCAGTTTAAACTGCTGCACTGGCACTTATCTGAGGGAGGTTTCTGCACTAGAACCACACCAGTCTGTCACATTTTTGGGGGAGAATTTTTGgacccagcagctcagctctgcagctgtgtcATGTCTCCATCTCATTAAGAAAACCCAAGTTTGAGTtaggaaattatttcagcagATCAGCTTCACTTTGCAATTGCAAGAGCTCAAAATCCTGACAGACTGGAACGAGTACATTTTGTACCAAGCAGAAAAGTGTGAACCTTCCCCttcctgagcagggagagccccaggagcccaggAGGGACAGCACAAGGTGTCACTGAATTATTGGGGCAGGCTGAAGGTCTTGTTTCAGCTACAAATCCTTCACTAGAGAGAGCCACTCAGATGCAAAATAAAACGCACTTACTTTTCTgcttgttcttttttgttttcctgcaagAAGAACACAAATTAGTGCACATGTCAAGAGAGTGATACTTAAAGAAGCCACAGCAGAAAGCCAGAAAATGTTTCAAGCAGCAGGAGCAATCCTCAAGAGGCCTGGGCAGTGTTTAGCTAAGGACACACAGAGGAAACACAAGCTACAACTTGGCTTCAGGGCTATGGTACCACAAGATTCCTCATGAAACAGGTTAGAATTCACCATTTCTGGGAAGTTTTATCCTTCCCAACTGCTCTTGGAGAGCTACATGAGGTTTGTGGCTGTTTTATTTCAGACAGAATATGGCACAAGGAAACAGAAGTGCTGggaattcccagaaaaatctCACTAAACTGAATTAACTTCCAgtaaaagatggaaaaaaaccctccagcTTTACcaagtgcagcagcagagggaagatGCAGGAGCACTTTGTCTATTTACTACCCATTTTCAGCCAGTTTTAGCTGGAGTACCATGATTTATTCTCAGTTTGCTCCCTGCCAAGAGCAGCCTGGATCCACTGCTCAAAAACTGGGCACTGGGTGGATAAAACTCCACCAGGCCAAGCCTGATCCCTCAGAAATTCAGCACTCCCTCAATGACTCTTGTTTTCAGGCTCTGGACTGGGTTTATCAGGGCCAGGAAacaggcagagctctgaggaagggcaggagatAGGGAGAATAAAGGGTTTGTTTAAAGgcaaagcagctgaaatgaggCTGAAAGTCTGTGCAGGATAAAGCTCATCCCTCAGAGGGAGCAATTCCCAGGGTAAGTCACCAACAGTGGGCTGGTGCACTGAAGAGAAAGGCTTTTCTTCCAAAGCCAACAGGGAGGATCAGGGAGCCCTTCACAGAATTAATTCACAAGATAAAAATCAGGTTAACCATTAGAACAGAAGCAGAGTTTTTTAAAACTCCATTTAGGTAATTTACAACCAGATGTTATTCCCTAATTTGTTACTCAGTACCATATCTTCCCTCCAGAACACTTGGTTACCCTTCGTATTATTCAAGCACCCATTAACTCTGTTTCCTGAATTTTAGGCCCATGAAATGTAGAATAAACTTTTGGAAGCTGAGATTCAGCTGAGCTACATTTAACAGAGTCAGAAGGTGTTGCATAGGCAGCCTGCTTTAActacacatttttttctgctacagCTTCCAGTTACCAAAAGATGAGCAATTATTTTAAACCCAAACCTGCATTTCATACATATTTCTATCTGATCAGAGATTGCTTCACAGCTTTTGGaaccagctgctgcagtttgcagaACAGTTACCCTGAACAGACTCAAACAAAAGCACACACAAGGAGCAGGTTCTGAGCTCTCCCTTCCAACGCCAGCACTGCTCCCAAGGCCCCTGAAAACTCCTtggtgctgctttccaggaCTCCAGGCTGCAGGCTCTAGAAGGATCCAGGGCTGAAAGTCTGGAGtcagctggacacagggagcGTCCTCCCACTGCACCCAGCCCGACCACAAAggtgcagggcagaggagctgcagatggGCTTTCAACAGccccaagcagggccctgctgccaaAGCACCCCAGGACAGCACGGGcccccagggcctgcccagaACCCAGGGGAGTACCCAGGGCCTGCCCAGAACCCAGGGGAGTACCCAGGGCCTGCCCAGAACCCAGGGGAGAATCAGGAGAGAACCCAGGGCCTGCCCAGAACCCAGGGGAGAACCCAGGGGGGAACACAGGAGAGCCAAGGGTTCCCAGGTCCTGCCCAAAACCCAGGGGAGAACCCAGGGGGGAACCCAGGGTCTGCCCAGAAACCAGGGGGGAACCCAGGAAAGCCAAGGGCTCCCAGGGCCTGCCCAGAACCCAGGGGGGAACCCAGGGGGGAACCCAGGGGGGAACCCAGGAGAGCCAAGGGCCCCCAGGGCCTGCCCAAAACCCAGAGGAGAACCCAGGAGAGAACCCAGGAGAGAACCCAGGAGAGAACCCAGGAGAGAACCCAGGAGAGAACCCAGGAGAGAACCCAGGAGAGCCAAGGGCCCCCAGGGCCTGCTCAAAACCCAGAGGAGAACCCAGGAGAGAAC
The sequence above is a segment of the Molothrus aeneus isolate 106 chromosome 13, BPBGC_Maene_1.0, whole genome shotgun sequence genome. Coding sequences within it:
- the MORF4L1 gene encoding mortality factor 4-like protein 1, with amino-acid sequence MAPKQDPKPKFQEGERVLCFHGPLLYEAKCVKVAIKDKQVKYFIHYSGWNKNWDEWVPESRVLKYVDTNLQKQKELQKANQEQYAEGKMRGAAPGKKTSGLQQKNVEVFFRRDGAHAVCCLETPAISTRKTKKNKQKTPGIGEGSSTSETPQPPRKKRARVDPTVESEETFMNRVEVKVKIPEELKPWLVDDWDLITRQKQLFYLPAKKNVDSILEDYANYKKSRGNTDNKEYAVNEVVAGIKEYFNVMLGTQLLYKFERPQYAEILADHPDAPMSQVYGAPHLLRLFVRIGAMLAYTPLDEKSLALLLNYLHDFLKYLAKNSSALFSASDYEVAPPEYHRKAV